The following proteins are co-located in the Triticum aestivum cultivar Chinese Spring chromosome 1A, IWGSC CS RefSeq v2.1, whole genome shotgun sequence genome:
- the LOC123047374 gene encoding mediator of RNA polymerase II transcription subunit 16 isoform X2 yields the protein MTSSSPAPNPNPVPTPPPNPAANAAPASGNAVAASSPPHKEQQQQSQDGVVAGGGAGVDGGAGGGGEAVEAGVAGDAMEVDGGAGGGGGGAGDVEGGGGSGAAGGAQLASSPATVFRIRLKQPPASLKYKMRVPELCRNFSAVAWCGKLNAIACASETCARIPSSNSSPPFWIPIHILNPERPTECSVFNVRADSPRDFVQFIEWSPTSCPRSLLVANFHGRITIWTQPTKGPVNLVRDSSSWQCEHEWRQDLSVVTKWLSGISPYRWLPANSSTSNLKTFEEKFLTQHPQNSGWPNVLCVCSVFSSGSVQLHWSQWPPQNSAQPRWFSTSKGLLGAGPSGIMAADAIITESGALHVAGVPLVNPSTVVVWEVMPGLGNGIQATAKINATSPLPPSLNPPSWSGFAPLAAYLFSLQDYLVSEAAQTRKQIDNEITEAASIHCCPVSNFSAYVSPEAAAQSATTTTWGSGVTSVAFDPTRGGVITVVIVEGQYMSPYDPDEGPSITGWRVQCWESSLQPVVLHPIFGSPSSFGGQPPMQTVWSTRVNKSIAPTEDLKNPQAYVPMPTTSDERSSSECSVDRANRLSFDPYDLPNDVRQLAQIVYSAHGGEVAVAFLRGGVHIFSGPNFDQVDSYHVNVGSSIAPPAFSSSSCCLASVWHDTLKDRTILKIIRVLPPAILNVQTKVSSAVWERAIADRFWWSLMAGVDWWDAVGCTQSAAEDGIVSLNSVIALLDTDFHCLPTMQQRQQHCPNLDRIKCRLLEGTNAQDVRALVLDMQARLLLDMLGKGIESALINPSTLLPEPWQASSELLSNIEPDKMTVDPALLPSIQGYVDAVLDLASHFITRLRRYASFCRTLASHAVGASSSSGNSRNMVTSPTNNSPSPSNNQGNQGGVASATGSSQMQEWVQGAIAKISNNADGAANAAPNPVSGRSSFIPISINTGTFPGTPAVRLIGDCHFLHRLCQLLLFCLLFRRRQSPRLLANAQKNSDSAMQKIQQLMNSKIEDSSSAISAVRSGLGAAKVEDGAATRGQLVLGAKGLEENPMGKSVRIGSGNAGQGYTSDEVKVLFLILVDLCRRTSGLQHPLPVSQVGTSNIIIRLHFIDGTYTVLPEVVEASLGPHMQNMPRPRGADAAGLLLRELELQPPSEEWHRRNMFGGPWSEPDDLGPLDNMPHLKIGGHINPHLSDMEEEGKTNFGIQSLWPRKRRLSERDAAFGLKTSVGLGAYLGVMGSRRDVITAVWKTGLDGEWYKCIRCLRQTCAFAQPGAPNMANEREAWWISRWTQACPMCGGSWVKVV from the exons ATGACCTCTTCGTcccccgccccaaaccctaaccccgtcCCCACACCGCCCCCAAACCCCGCAGCCAACGCCGCTCCCGCGAGCGGAAACGCGGTCGCAGCGTCGTCGCCGCCGCacaaggagcagcagcagcagagccaGGACGGGGTCGTCGCTGGTGGCGGAGCGGGGGTGGATGGTGGGGCCGGGGGCggtggcgaggcggtggaggcgggtgTAGCGGGCGACGCGATGGAGGTTGACGGCGGAgctggtggaggcggaggcggagctgGGGATGTGGAGGGCGGAGGTGGCAGTGGAGCGGCCGGAGGAGCGCAGCTGGCCTCGTCACCGGCGACCGTGTTCCGGATCCGCCTCAAGCAGCCCCCTGCAAGCCTCAAGTACAAGATGCGCGTGCCCGAGCTGTGCAGGAACTTCAG CGCTGTTGCTTGGTGTGGGAAACTGAACGCAATTGCATGTGCATCAGAGACTTGTGCGCGGATTCCAAG CTCTAATTCAAGTCCACCATTTTGGATTCCTATACACATTCTGAATCCAGAGAGACCAACAGAATGTTCTGTTTTCAATGTTAGAGCAG ATTCTCCACGAGACTTTGTTCAGTTCATTGAATGGTCTCCTACGTCATGCCCACGTTCATTATTAGTGGCAAATTTTCATGGGAGGATTACTATATGGACACAACCAACTAAG GGTCCTGTTAATCTTGTACGTGACTCCAGCTCCTGGCAGTGTGAACATGAATGGCGTCAAGATCTCTCTGTGGTTACCAAATGGCTATCTGGAATTTCTCCG TATAGATGGCTTCCTGCAAACTCCAGCACTTCGAACTTAAAAACCTTTGAGGAAAAATTCCTTACGCAGCACCCTCAGAATTCAG GATGGCCAAATGTGCTATGCGTTTGTTCTGTATTTTCATCAGGGTCTGTTCAGCTTCACTGGTCACAGTGGCCTCCTCAAAACTCAGCACAACCTAGATGGTTCTCTACCAGCAAAGGGCTTCTTGGGGCAGGCCCCAGCGGCATAATGGCTGCTGATGCCATTATTACCGAGTCTGGAGCTTTACATGTTGCTGGTGTTCCCCTTGTTAATCCATCTACTGTAGTGGTTTGGGAGGTGATGCCAGGTCTTGGTAATGGCATTCAGGCAACTGCGAAGATAAATGCAACAAGCCCTCTTCCTCCATCTCTGAACCCCCCTTCCTGGTCTGGTTTTGCTCCATTAGCAGCTTATCTCTTTTCTTTGCAAGACTACCTTGTGTCTGAGGCTGCACAAACAAGAAAACAGATAGATAATGAGATCACTGAAGCCGCATCGATCCATTGTTGTCCGGTTTCCAATTTTTCAGCTTATGTCAGTCCTGAAGCTGCTGCCCAGTCAGCAACTACTACAACATGGGGATCTGGGGTTACTTCAGTTGCTTTTGATCCCACTCGAGGAGGAGTAATTACAGTTGTAATAGTTGAAG GGCAGTATATGTCTCCTTATGACCCTGATGAAGGACCTTCCATCACTGGCTGGAGAGTCCAATGCTGGGAATCTTCGCTTCAACCTGTTgttcttcacccaatatttggaAGCCCCTCTAGCTTTGGTGGGCAGCCTCCAATGCAAACTGTTTGGTCCACTAGAGTTAACAAGAGCATTGCACCAACAGAGGACCTTAAAAACCCTCAAGCGTATGTTCCAATGCCAACAACTTCAGATGAACGGAGCTCTTCTGAGTGCAGTGTTGACAGGGCAAACAGACTTAGTTTTGACCCTTATGATCTTCCAAATGATGTAAGACAGCTGGCTCAAATAGTTTATTCTGCACATGGTGGTGAAGTTGCTGTTGCCTTCCTGCGCGGAGGGGTGCACATTTTCTCGGGCCCAAATTTTGATCAGGTTGACAGCTATCATGTCAACGTTGGCTCATCAATTGCTCCACCAGCCTTCTCCTCTAGCAGTTGTTGCTTGGCATCAGTATGGCATGACACACTCAAAGATCGAACCATACTAAAGATAATACGAGTGCTTCCTCCTGCAATTCTTAATGTTCAGACAAAGGTCAGCTCAGCTGTTTGGGAACGGGCAATAGCAGATAG ATTTTGGTGGAGCTTGATGGCTGGTGTGGATTGGTGGGATGCTGTCGGTTGCACACAGAGTGCTGCTGAAGATGGTATTG TCTCACTTAACAGTGTGATAGCTCTGCTGGATACGGACTTCCATTGTCTTCCAACAATGCAACAGAGGCAGCAACACTGTCCT AACCTTGATAGGATAAAGTGTAGGTTGTTGGAAGGAACTAATGCTCAAGACGTAAGAGCACTTGTGTTGGACATGCAAGCAAGATTGCTTCTGGATATGCTAGGCAAGGGAATAGAGTCTGCGCTGATAAATCCATCAACCCTGCTACCTGAACCCTGGCAAGCTTCTAGTGAATTGTTGTCTAACATTGAGCCTGACAAAATGACGGTTGACCCGGCTCTACTTCCAAGCATCCAG GGTTATGTTGACGCTGTTCTAGATTTAGCATCACATTTCATCACACGCTTGCGGCGTTATGCAAGCTTCTGCCGGACTTTGGCTAGTCATGCTGTAGGAGCATCTTCTAGTTCAGGCAATTCAAGGAATATGGTTACTAGTCCAACCAACAATTCTCCGTCGCCGTCAAATAATCAAG GTAATCAAGGTGGAGTAGCATCTGCGACAGGGAGCTCACAAATGCAGGAGTGGGTCCAAGGTGccattgctaagattagtaacaaTGCTGATGGCGCTGCCAATGCCGCACCAAATCCAGTTAGTGGGAGGTCATCATTTATTCCTATAAGCATCAACACAGGGACTTTTCCCGGGACACCTGCTGTCAGGCTTATTGGAGACTGCCATTTCCTTCATAGATTATGCCAGTTGCTGCTATTTTGTTTGCTTTTTCGGAGGAGGCAATCACCAAGATTACTCGCAAATGCACAAAAAAATTCTGATTCTGCCATGCAGAAAATACAGCAATTGATGAACAGTAAGATAGAGGACAGTAGTTCTGCTATTTCTGCTGTAAGATCTGGTCTAGGGGCTGCCAAAGTGGAAGATGGTGCAGCTACACGTGGACAGTTGGTTCTTGGAGCAAAGGGTCTTGAAGAAAATCCAATGGGCAAATCTGTTAGAATTGGTTCTGGCAATGCTGGCCAGGGCTACACGTCGGATGAG GTGAAGGTTCTATTTCTCATATTGGTTGACCTTTGTCGAAGGACATCAGGCTTGCAACACCCATTGCCTGTTTCTCAGGTTGGTACTAGCAACATAATTATAAGGCTGCACTTCATTGACGGCACTTACACTGTGCTCCCTGAGGTAGTGGAAGCATCTCTTGGTCCCCATATGCAG AATATGCCGCGTCCACGGGGAGCTGATGCTGCTGGTCTTTTACTTCGAGAATTGGAACTGCAACCTCCTTCTGAAGAATGGCATAGGCGCAACATGTTTGGAGGACCCTGGTCAGAACCAGATGATCTCGGTCCATTGGATAATATGCCACATCTGAAAATAGGTGGTCATATCAACCCTCACTTGTCTGACATGGAAGAGGAGGGTAAAACTAACTTTGGGATTCAAAGTCTTTGGCCAAGAAAGCGCCGGTTGTCTGAAAGAGATGCAGCATTTGGTCTGAAAACATCTGTAGGTCTTGGAGCTTATCTTGGCGTGATGGGGTCTCGACGAGATGTCATCACAGCCGTGTGGAAAACAGGACTTGATGGTGAATGGTATAAG TGCATACGATGTTTGCGGCAAACTTGTGCATTTGCACAACCTGGTGCCCCAAACATGGCAAATGAACGGGAGGCGTGGTGGATCAGCCGGTGGACCCAAGCATGTCCAATGTGTGGTGGGTCATGGGTGAAAGTTGTGTGA
- the LOC123047374 gene encoding mediator of RNA polymerase II transcription subunit 16 isoform X1, translated as MTSSSPAPNPNPVPTPPPNPAANAAPASGNAVAASSPPHKEQQQQSQDGVVAGGGAGVDGGAGGGGEAVEAGVAGDAMEVDGGAGGGGGGAGDVEGGGGSGAAGGAQLASSPATVFRIRLKQPPASLKYKMRVPELCRNFSAVAWCGKLNAIACASETCARIPSSNSSPPFWIPIHILNPERPTECSVFNVRADSPRDFVQFIEWSPTSCPRSLLVANFHGRITIWTQPTKGPVNLVRDSSSWQCEHEWRQDLSVVTKWLSGISPYRWLPANSSTSNLKTFEEKFLTQHPQNSAGWPNVLCVCSVFSSGSVQLHWSQWPPQNSAQPRWFSTSKGLLGAGPSGIMAADAIITESGALHVAGVPLVNPSTVVVWEVMPGLGNGIQATAKINATSPLPPSLNPPSWSGFAPLAAYLFSLQDYLVSEAAQTRKQIDNEITEAASIHCCPVSNFSAYVSPEAAAQSATTTTWGSGVTSVAFDPTRGGVITVVIVEGQYMSPYDPDEGPSITGWRVQCWESSLQPVVLHPIFGSPSSFGGQPPMQTVWSTRVNKSIAPTEDLKNPQAYVPMPTTSDERSSSECSVDRANRLSFDPYDLPNDVRQLAQIVYSAHGGEVAVAFLRGGVHIFSGPNFDQVDSYHVNVGSSIAPPAFSSSSCCLASVWHDTLKDRTILKIIRVLPPAILNVQTKVSSAVWERAIADRFWWSLMAGVDWWDAVGCTQSAAEDGIVSLNSVIALLDTDFHCLPTMQQRQQHCPNLDRIKCRLLEGTNAQDVRALVLDMQARLLLDMLGKGIESALINPSTLLPEPWQASSELLSNIEPDKMTVDPALLPSIQGYVDAVLDLASHFITRLRRYASFCRTLASHAVGASSSSGNSRNMVTSPTNNSPSPSNNQGNQGGVASATGSSQMQEWVQGAIAKISNNADGAANAAPNPVSGRSSFIPISINTGTFPGTPAVRLIGDCHFLHRLCQLLLFCLLFRRRQSPRLLANAQKNSDSAMQKIQQLMNSKIEDSSSAISAVRSGLGAAKVEDGAATRGQLVLGAKGLEENPMGKSVRIGSGNAGQGYTSDEVKVLFLILVDLCRRTSGLQHPLPVSQVGTSNIIIRLHFIDGTYTVLPEVVEASLGPHMQNMPRPRGADAAGLLLRELELQPPSEEWHRRNMFGGPWSEPDDLGPLDNMPHLKIGGHINPHLSDMEEEGKTNFGIQSLWPRKRRLSERDAAFGLKTSVGLGAYLGVMGSRRDVITAVWKTGLDGEWYKCIRCLRQTCAFAQPGAPNMANEREAWWISRWTQACPMCGGSWVKVV; from the exons ATGACCTCTTCGTcccccgccccaaaccctaaccccgtcCCCACACCGCCCCCAAACCCCGCAGCCAACGCCGCTCCCGCGAGCGGAAACGCGGTCGCAGCGTCGTCGCCGCCGCacaaggagcagcagcagcagagccaGGACGGGGTCGTCGCTGGTGGCGGAGCGGGGGTGGATGGTGGGGCCGGGGGCggtggcgaggcggtggaggcgggtgTAGCGGGCGACGCGATGGAGGTTGACGGCGGAgctggtggaggcggaggcggagctgGGGATGTGGAGGGCGGAGGTGGCAGTGGAGCGGCCGGAGGAGCGCAGCTGGCCTCGTCACCGGCGACCGTGTTCCGGATCCGCCTCAAGCAGCCCCCTGCAAGCCTCAAGTACAAGATGCGCGTGCCCGAGCTGTGCAGGAACTTCAG CGCTGTTGCTTGGTGTGGGAAACTGAACGCAATTGCATGTGCATCAGAGACTTGTGCGCGGATTCCAAG CTCTAATTCAAGTCCACCATTTTGGATTCCTATACACATTCTGAATCCAGAGAGACCAACAGAATGTTCTGTTTTCAATGTTAGAGCAG ATTCTCCACGAGACTTTGTTCAGTTCATTGAATGGTCTCCTACGTCATGCCCACGTTCATTATTAGTGGCAAATTTTCATGGGAGGATTACTATATGGACACAACCAACTAAG GGTCCTGTTAATCTTGTACGTGACTCCAGCTCCTGGCAGTGTGAACATGAATGGCGTCAAGATCTCTCTGTGGTTACCAAATGGCTATCTGGAATTTCTCCG TATAGATGGCTTCCTGCAAACTCCAGCACTTCGAACTTAAAAACCTTTGAGGAAAAATTCCTTACGCAGCACCCTCAGAATTCAG CAGGATGGCCAAATGTGCTATGCGTTTGTTCTGTATTTTCATCAGGGTCTGTTCAGCTTCACTGGTCACAGTGGCCTCCTCAAAACTCAGCACAACCTAGATGGTTCTCTACCAGCAAAGGGCTTCTTGGGGCAGGCCCCAGCGGCATAATGGCTGCTGATGCCATTATTACCGAGTCTGGAGCTTTACATGTTGCTGGTGTTCCCCTTGTTAATCCATCTACTGTAGTGGTTTGGGAGGTGATGCCAGGTCTTGGTAATGGCATTCAGGCAACTGCGAAGATAAATGCAACAAGCCCTCTTCCTCCATCTCTGAACCCCCCTTCCTGGTCTGGTTTTGCTCCATTAGCAGCTTATCTCTTTTCTTTGCAAGACTACCTTGTGTCTGAGGCTGCACAAACAAGAAAACAGATAGATAATGAGATCACTGAAGCCGCATCGATCCATTGTTGTCCGGTTTCCAATTTTTCAGCTTATGTCAGTCCTGAAGCTGCTGCCCAGTCAGCAACTACTACAACATGGGGATCTGGGGTTACTTCAGTTGCTTTTGATCCCACTCGAGGAGGAGTAATTACAGTTGTAATAGTTGAAG GGCAGTATATGTCTCCTTATGACCCTGATGAAGGACCTTCCATCACTGGCTGGAGAGTCCAATGCTGGGAATCTTCGCTTCAACCTGTTgttcttcacccaatatttggaAGCCCCTCTAGCTTTGGTGGGCAGCCTCCAATGCAAACTGTTTGGTCCACTAGAGTTAACAAGAGCATTGCACCAACAGAGGACCTTAAAAACCCTCAAGCGTATGTTCCAATGCCAACAACTTCAGATGAACGGAGCTCTTCTGAGTGCAGTGTTGACAGGGCAAACAGACTTAGTTTTGACCCTTATGATCTTCCAAATGATGTAAGACAGCTGGCTCAAATAGTTTATTCTGCACATGGTGGTGAAGTTGCTGTTGCCTTCCTGCGCGGAGGGGTGCACATTTTCTCGGGCCCAAATTTTGATCAGGTTGACAGCTATCATGTCAACGTTGGCTCATCAATTGCTCCACCAGCCTTCTCCTCTAGCAGTTGTTGCTTGGCATCAGTATGGCATGACACACTCAAAGATCGAACCATACTAAAGATAATACGAGTGCTTCCTCCTGCAATTCTTAATGTTCAGACAAAGGTCAGCTCAGCTGTTTGGGAACGGGCAATAGCAGATAG ATTTTGGTGGAGCTTGATGGCTGGTGTGGATTGGTGGGATGCTGTCGGTTGCACACAGAGTGCTGCTGAAGATGGTATTG TCTCACTTAACAGTGTGATAGCTCTGCTGGATACGGACTTCCATTGTCTTCCAACAATGCAACAGAGGCAGCAACACTGTCCT AACCTTGATAGGATAAAGTGTAGGTTGTTGGAAGGAACTAATGCTCAAGACGTAAGAGCACTTGTGTTGGACATGCAAGCAAGATTGCTTCTGGATATGCTAGGCAAGGGAATAGAGTCTGCGCTGATAAATCCATCAACCCTGCTACCTGAACCCTGGCAAGCTTCTAGTGAATTGTTGTCTAACATTGAGCCTGACAAAATGACGGTTGACCCGGCTCTACTTCCAAGCATCCAG GGTTATGTTGACGCTGTTCTAGATTTAGCATCACATTTCATCACACGCTTGCGGCGTTATGCAAGCTTCTGCCGGACTTTGGCTAGTCATGCTGTAGGAGCATCTTCTAGTTCAGGCAATTCAAGGAATATGGTTACTAGTCCAACCAACAATTCTCCGTCGCCGTCAAATAATCAAG GTAATCAAGGTGGAGTAGCATCTGCGACAGGGAGCTCACAAATGCAGGAGTGGGTCCAAGGTGccattgctaagattagtaacaaTGCTGATGGCGCTGCCAATGCCGCACCAAATCCAGTTAGTGGGAGGTCATCATTTATTCCTATAAGCATCAACACAGGGACTTTTCCCGGGACACCTGCTGTCAGGCTTATTGGAGACTGCCATTTCCTTCATAGATTATGCCAGTTGCTGCTATTTTGTTTGCTTTTTCGGAGGAGGCAATCACCAAGATTACTCGCAAATGCACAAAAAAATTCTGATTCTGCCATGCAGAAAATACAGCAATTGATGAACAGTAAGATAGAGGACAGTAGTTCTGCTATTTCTGCTGTAAGATCTGGTCTAGGGGCTGCCAAAGTGGAAGATGGTGCAGCTACACGTGGACAGTTGGTTCTTGGAGCAAAGGGTCTTGAAGAAAATCCAATGGGCAAATCTGTTAGAATTGGTTCTGGCAATGCTGGCCAGGGCTACACGTCGGATGAG GTGAAGGTTCTATTTCTCATATTGGTTGACCTTTGTCGAAGGACATCAGGCTTGCAACACCCATTGCCTGTTTCTCAGGTTGGTACTAGCAACATAATTATAAGGCTGCACTTCATTGACGGCACTTACACTGTGCTCCCTGAGGTAGTGGAAGCATCTCTTGGTCCCCATATGCAG AATATGCCGCGTCCACGGGGAGCTGATGCTGCTGGTCTTTTACTTCGAGAATTGGAACTGCAACCTCCTTCTGAAGAATGGCATAGGCGCAACATGTTTGGAGGACCCTGGTCAGAACCAGATGATCTCGGTCCATTGGATAATATGCCACATCTGAAAATAGGTGGTCATATCAACCCTCACTTGTCTGACATGGAAGAGGAGGGTAAAACTAACTTTGGGATTCAAAGTCTTTGGCCAAGAAAGCGCCGGTTGTCTGAAAGAGATGCAGCATTTGGTCTGAAAACATCTGTAGGTCTTGGAGCTTATCTTGGCGTGATGGGGTCTCGACGAGATGTCATCACAGCCGTGTGGAAAACAGGACTTGATGGTGAATGGTATAAG TGCATACGATGTTTGCGGCAAACTTGTGCATTTGCACAACCTGGTGCCCCAAACATGGCAAATGAACGGGAGGCGTGGTGGATCAGCCGGTGGACCCAAGCATGTCCAATGTGTGGTGGGTCATGGGTGAAAGTTGTGTGA